From a region of the SAR324 cluster bacterium genome:
- a CDS encoding type II secretion system F family protein, whose amino-acid sequence MQRLHVFWQGINSEGQPCEGILIEAGGLEQIHQQLHHQGFFQLQINPVEPARLQKPLSVAWLAEMTGQWKQLADSGLPLKDCLRFLIRSQNDPTNKFRLHNALRHLESVNLLQDSFQIGQGFPDFFTRMLAVAESSNQLPTIVRALQQLYVLQEQERQERWQLLRYPLTIAGFALAVFLASTILLVHLFRRLYLAQGDELFWLSASLLQLSDSLWFQPLPWLASLLTVALMTISVHRKISISQILN is encoded by the coding sequence ATGCAGAGATTGCACGTTTTCTGGCAAGGGATCAATAGCGAAGGACAGCCTTGTGAGGGAATTCTGATTGAGGCTGGTGGCCTTGAGCAAATACACCAACAACTACATCATCAGGGATTTTTCCAGCTGCAAATCAATCCAGTGGAGCCAGCCCGACTGCAGAAGCCGCTTAGTGTAGCTTGGCTGGCTGAGATGACAGGTCAATGGAAGCAACTAGCAGACTCTGGACTTCCCCTTAAAGATTGCTTACGATTTCTAATTCGATCTCAAAATGATCCAACCAACAAATTTCGGCTGCATAATGCACTTAGGCATCTCGAATCCGTAAATTTACTACAAGACTCTTTTCAGATCGGACAAGGCTTTCCAGATTTTTTCACTCGAATGCTAGCAGTTGCTGAAAGTTCGAATCAACTGCCAACAATTGTGAGGGCTCTTCAACAACTGTATGTCTTGCAGGAGCAAGAAAGACAGGAGCGCTGGCAATTGCTTCGGTACCCATTGACCATAGCTGGATTTGCTTTGGCTGTTTTTCTGGCATCAACCATCTTGTTGGTTCACTTGTTCCGTAGACTTTATCTTGCCCAAGGAGATGAACTTTTCTGGCTCTCTGCTTCTCTTCTTCAACTCAGTGACAGCTTGTGGTTCCAACCTCTTCCCTGGCTTGCGAGCCTGCTCACCGTTGCTCTTATGACTATTTCAGTTC